From the Roseibium salinum genome, one window contains:
- a CDS encoding adenine phosphoribosyltransferase, whose translation MTEQTIKDELITAIRTIKDYPKEGILFRDITTLLGNARAFRRTVDALVQPWAGSKVDQIAGIEARGFILGGAVAHQLSAGFVPIRKKGKLPHETVRIAYSLEYGLDEMEMHKDAIRPGDRVIVVDDLIATGGTAEAACRLLRSMGANIEAACFIVDLPDLGGSKRLEAMNVPVRTLVDFPGH comes from the coding sequence ATGACCGAACAGACGATCAAGGATGAATTGATCACCGCGATCCGGACGATCAAGGACTATCCGAAAGAAGGTATTCTGTTCAGGGACATCACCACGCTTCTTGGCAACGCACGGGCCTTCCGACGGACCGTCGATGCGCTGGTCCAGCCTTGGGCGGGATCGAAGGTCGACCAGATTGCCGGCATCGAGGCGCGCGGTTTCATCCTGGGCGGGGCTGTCGCCCATCAGCTTTCCGCCGGTTTTGTGCCGATCCGCAAGAAAGGCAAGCTGCCGCACGAGACCGTGCGCATCGCCTATTCGCTGGAATACGGCCTCGATGAAATGGAAATGCACAAGGACGCCATCCGGCCGGGTGACAGGGTCATTGTGGTCGATGACCTGATCGCCACCGGCGGAACCGCGGAGGCCGCCTGCAGGCTCCTGCGGTCCATGGGCGCCAATATCGAGGCAGCCTGTTTCATCGTCGACCTGCCGGACCTTGGCGGAAGCAAACGGCTGGAAGCGATGAATGTGCCGGTCCGCACTCTGGTGGACTTTCCGGGTCACTGA
- the bluB gene encoding 5,6-dimethylbenzimidazole synthase: protein MAERGGDEIATPGFTQEFRQDFETLLKWRRDVRRFKTEPLPAGMLERLLGLADLAPSVGNSQPWRIVIVDGPEKRARVISSFEAENEAAAQRYDDDKAAHYRQLKLAGLKEAPVHLAVFSDDDPVQGHGLGRTTMPETLAYSTVSMIHTFWLAARVEGIGVGWVSILDPEAVARILQVDADWRLVAYLCVGFPEEEHIDPELERVRWQARSPLETRLFRR, encoded by the coding sequence ATGGCTGAAAGAGGCGGGGATGAGATCGCAACACCGGGGTTCACGCAGGAGTTCCGGCAGGATTTTGAAACGCTGCTGAAATGGCGCCGGGACGTGCGCCGGTTCAAGACGGAGCCGCTGCCGGCCGGCATGCTCGAACGCCTCCTGGGCCTGGCCGATCTTGCGCCGTCCGTCGGCAACAGTCAGCCGTGGCGGATCGTCATTGTTGACGGTCCGGAGAAGCGGGCGCGGGTGATTTCTTCCTTCGAGGCGGAAAACGAAGCGGCCGCGCAGCGGTATGACGACGACAAGGCCGCCCATTACCGGCAGCTCAAGCTGGCGGGACTGAAGGAAGCGCCCGTCCATCTGGCCGTGTTCAGCGACGACGATCCCGTGCAGGGGCACGGGCTCGGACGGACCACGATGCCGGAGACACTTGCCTATTCCACCGTCAGCATGATCCACACGTTCTGGCTGGCGGCCCGGGTGGAGGGCATTGGTGTCGGCTGGGTCTCCATCCTCGATCCCGAGGCGGTGGCCCGCATACTGCAGGTTGACGCAGACTGGCGGCTCGTGGCTTATCTATGCGTGGGCTTTCCGGAAGAAGAACATATCGATCCGGAACTGGAACGTGTGCGCTGGCAGGCGCGCAGTCCACTGGAGACGCGGCTGTTCCGCCGTTAG
- a CDS encoding GNAT family N-acetyltransferase — translation MAVIIRPTEDGDHDVVHQMLTERWTGPDIMLDHQMVDASRLPGYVAFDGDDLVGLVTLIKREKEWEILTLDSLNRWGGVGSQLLDAVVSDARANNIPRLIVRTSNDNLDAFRFYQRRGFRLERVGRGVIDEERELKPGIPLRGDYGIEIHDEILFARTL, via the coding sequence ATGGCAGTGATCATTCGCCCAACGGAAGACGGCGATCATGATGTCGTGCATCAGATGCTCACGGAGCGCTGGACAGGGCCGGACATCATGCTCGACCACCAGATGGTCGATGCATCGCGGCTGCCGGGCTATGTTGCCTTTGACGGGGATGATCTTGTCGGACTGGTGACATTGATCAAGCGTGAGAAGGAATGGGAAATCCTGACGCTGGATTCGCTCAACCGCTGGGGCGGGGTGGGAAGCCAGCTCCTTGATGCCGTGGTAAGCGATGCGCGCGCAAACAACATTCCGCGTCTCATCGTGCGAACCTCCAACGACAATCTGGATGCTTTCCGTTTCTATCAGCGCCGCGGATTCCGACTGGAGCGGGTCGGCCGGGGCGTTATCGACGAGGAACGGGAGCTGAAACCGGGCATTCCGCTGCGCGGCGACTACGGCATCGAAATTCACGACGAGATCCTGTTCGCGCGAACGCTGTAA
- a CDS encoding MaoC family dehydratase, protein MTDFFEDIGIGDTLELGEHTFTKDEIIRFAEKYDPQPFHLSEEEAAKTHFRHLCASGWHTASIFMKLWVTAHQKQNEEVSRQGRTPARLGPSPGFEDLKWLKPVYVADTLRYKRVVTGKTESRSRPDWGLVHSDMLAHNQKDELVFSFKGTVFVERRMR, encoded by the coding sequence GTGACGGACTTTTTCGAAGATATCGGGATCGGCGATACGCTCGAGCTCGGCGAGCACACCTTCACCAAAGACGAAATCATCCGGTTTGCCGAAAAATACGATCCCCAGCCCTTTCACCTCAGCGAAGAAGAAGCCGCCAAGACCCATTTCCGGCACCTGTGCGCGTCCGGCTGGCACACGGCCTCGATCTTCATGAAACTGTGGGTCACGGCGCACCAGAAGCAGAACGAGGAAGTGTCAAGACAGGGCCGGACACCCGCCCGGCTCGGCCCCTCGCCCGGCTTTGAGGATCTCAAGTGGCTCAAGCCGGTCTATGTCGCAGACACGCTGCGGTACAAGCGCGTCGTGACCGGCAAGACCGAAAGCCGCAGCCGCCCCGACTGGGGCCTGGTGCATTCGGACATGCTGGCACATAACCAGAAGGACGAACTCGTGTTCTCCTTCAAGGGAACCGTCTTTGTCGAGCGGCGGATGAGATAG
- a CDS encoding MaoC family dehydratase: MSDLFHFEDFAPGQSFDLGSLTVSREEIIGFASEFDPQPFHLSEEAGSASLLGGLAASGWHTGSLVMRLLATGLLNKSAGRGSPGMTRLQWKHPVRPGDTLTARADVLTTRDLRSRPDLGIVTVRVTAANQTGTGVVEWENPILFAKREPAA; encoded by the coding sequence ATGTCCGATCTGTTTCACTTTGAGGATTTCGCCCCCGGCCAGTCGTTCGATCTGGGCTCCCTGACGGTGAGCCGGGAGGAAATCATCGGGTTTGCCTCCGAATTCGACCCGCAGCCCTTTCACCTGAGCGAAGAAGCAGGCAGCGCCTCCCTGCTCGGAGGGCTCGCCGCATCCGGCTGGCACACCGGTTCCCTGGTCATGCGCCTGCTTGCGACCGGGCTCCTGAACAAATCCGCCGGCCGCGGCTCTCCCGGCATGACCAGGCTGCAGTGGAAGCATCCGGTGCGTCCCGGAGACACCCTGACGGCCAGGGCGGATGTCCTGACGACCCGGGACCTGCGCTCCAGACCGGACCTCGGCATCGTCACCGTCCGCGTGACCGCCGCCAACCAGACGGGCACTGGGGTCGTCGAGTGGGAGAACCCGATCCTGTTTGCAAAAAGGGAGCCGGCGGCGTGA
- a CDS encoding NAD-dependent epimerase/dehydratase family protein: protein MSTPKRILFTGGSGKAGKHVVPYLLDRGHRVVNVDLTPLDHPGVDNLTADITQSGEMFNVMTSYANFDELEPGNGVPAFDAVVHFAAIPRILIHPDNKTFAVNTVGTYNVIEAAVKLGIRKIIIASSETTYGVCFADGVVDPTVLPVEEDYDVNPMDSYGLSKVVNEQTARAFQRRSGFDIYALRIGNVMEPHEYDRFPDFFKNPAQRRRNIFCYIDARDLGQIVDLCLEKDGLGYQVFNAGNDTNSVDIPNTEILKRFFPNVPVSRELGEHEALFSNRKIREVLGFKEEHDWRKYVKI, encoded by the coding sequence ATGAGCACTCCGAAACGCATCCTGTTCACGGGCGGATCCGGCAAGGCCGGCAAACACGTGGTTCCCTACCTGCTCGACCGCGGGCACCGGGTCGTCAACGTCGACCTGACGCCGCTGGACCACCCCGGCGTCGACAATCTCACCGCCGACATCACCCAGTCGGGCGAGATGTTCAACGTCATGACCAGCTACGCCAATTTCGACGAACTGGAACCGGGCAACGGCGTTCCGGCTTTTGACGCCGTGGTGCATTTCGCCGCCATTCCCCGCATTCTCATTCATCCGGACAACAAGACCTTCGCGGTGAACACGGTCGGCACCTATAATGTGATCGAGGCCGCCGTGAAGCTCGGCATCCGCAAGATCATCATCGCCTCGTCTGAAACCACCTATGGCGTCTGCTTTGCCGATGGCGTCGTCGACCCGACGGTCCTGCCGGTGGAGGAGGACTATGACGTCAATCCCATGGACAGCTACGGGCTTTCCAAGGTGGTCAACGAACAGACGGCCCGCGCTTTCCAGCGCCGCTCCGGGTTCGACATCTACGCCCTGAGGATCGGCAACGTCATGGAACCGCACGAATATGACCGCTTCCCCGACTTCTTCAAGAACCCCGCCCAGAGGCGCAGAAACATCTTCTGCTATATCGATGCGCGCGACCTCGGCCAGATCGTCGATCTATGCCTGGAGAAGGACGGGCTGGGCTATCAGGTCTTCAACGCGGGCAATGACACCAATTCCGTCGACATTCCCAACACGGAGATCCTGAAACGCTTCTTCCCGAACGTCCCGGTCAGCCGCGAGCTCGGCGAGCATGAAGCGCTGTTCTCCAACCGCAAGATCCGCGAGGTCCTGGGTTTCAAGGAGGAGCATGACTGGCGCAAATACGTGAAAATCTAG
- a CDS encoding SLC13 family permease, whose product MTFEQTALFLLFGAVFALLVWGRIRFDLVAFAALIVGAILGLVPSDQVFSGFGNSAVIIIALVLVVSRGLMNSGVVEMIATRLLSSSRGLFGHIGLMAVVGAGLSGIINNVAALALLMPLDVEAAKKADRTPGLSLMPLSFATILGGMVTLIGTPPNIVISAYRSSALGEPYSMFDFAPVGLVVAISGIAFVTLAGWHLLPKRLRQIEKPEGIAESLYLAELKVSHVSEDKPLTVGDLYPTAEEKDVAIIGLIRNGRRVRGFARGEPIRSGDFLMVEGDPKAIESFMGTAKLDFTGSERHKEELSGHTLSLMEAIVPDNARIVGQSALNTRLTFSQGVTLLGISRQGRRIQKRVRHEVIRPGDVLLLIGTSDRLETACAWLGVLPLEGRRTEMMQRNKAWLAIGGFMIAIAAAVAGLTYLPVALAACVVLYAAAGLVGGAEVYNSIEWKVIVLLGSLIPLGMAFEQAGNAQLIADGIVSVTAGAPAWVTLAMLMVATMTLSDFLNNVATCLIAAPISIQIAESLEVNADPFLMGVAVASSCAFLTPIGHKNNTIIMGPGGYRFGDYWRLGLPLELIVLSVGIPAILVVWPL is encoded by the coding sequence GTGACTTTTGAACAGACTGCCCTCTTCCTCCTGTTCGGCGCCGTCTTCGCCCTGCTGGTCTGGGGCCGGATCCGCTTCGATCTGGTCGCGTTTGCCGCCCTGATCGTCGGAGCGATACTCGGGCTCGTCCCGTCGGATCAGGTTTTCTCGGGTTTTGGAAACTCCGCCGTCATCATCATCGCGCTGGTGCTGGTGGTCTCCAGAGGTCTGATGAATTCAGGCGTCGTGGAAATGATTGCCACGCGCCTCCTGTCGTCCTCGCGCGGCCTTTTCGGACATATCGGCCTGATGGCGGTCGTCGGCGCTGGACTATCGGGGATCATCAACAACGTCGCGGCCCTCGCCCTGCTCATGCCGCTGGACGTGGAGGCGGCGAAAAAGGCTGACCGGACACCCGGCCTGTCCCTGATGCCCCTCTCCTTCGCGACGATCCTTGGCGGAATGGTGACGCTGATCGGCACACCCCCGAACATCGTGATCTCCGCCTACCGCTCATCAGCCCTCGGCGAACCCTATTCCATGTTCGATTTTGCCCCGGTCGGCCTCGTCGTCGCCATCAGCGGCATCGCCTTCGTCACGCTGGCGGGCTGGCATCTCCTGCCCAAGCGCCTGCGGCAGATCGAGAAACCGGAAGGGATTGCGGAAAGTCTCTATCTCGCCGAACTGAAGGTCAGCCACGTCTCGGAGGACAAGCCCCTGACGGTCGGCGATCTTTATCCCACTGCGGAGGAAAAGGACGTCGCCATCATCGGCCTCATCCGCAACGGGCGCCGGGTCAGGGGCTTCGCCCGCGGCGAGCCGATCAGGAGTGGTGACTTTCTGATGGTCGAAGGCGACCCGAAGGCCATCGAGAGCTTCATGGGAACCGCCAAGCTGGATTTCACCGGCTCCGAACGCCACAAGGAAGAACTGAGCGGCCACACGCTCAGCCTGATGGAAGCGATCGTTCCCGACAATGCCCGGATCGTGGGGCAGTCCGCGCTGAACACGAGGCTCACCTTTAGCCAGGGCGTCACCCTGCTCGGCATATCCCGTCAGGGCCGCCGGATTCAGAAAAGGGTCCGGCACGAGGTGATACGCCCCGGTGACGTTCTTCTGCTGATCGGAACATCGGATCGGCTGGAGACCGCCTGCGCCTGGCTGGGCGTCCTGCCGCTGGAAGGGCGCAGGACGGAGATGATGCAGCGCAACAAGGCCTGGCTGGCGATCGGAGGCTTCATGATCGCCATCGCGGCGGCCGTGGCAGGATTGACCTACCTGCCCGTCGCTCTTGCCGCCTGCGTCGTCCTTTACGCGGCAGCAGGCCTGGTCGGCGGCGCCGAAGTCTACAACTCCATCGAATGGAAGGTCATCGTTCTGCTGGGCTCGCTCATTCCGCTCGGCATGGCCTTCGAGCAGGCCGGCAATGCGCAGCTGATTGCCGATGGCATCGTCTCCGTGACGGCCGGAGCCCCCGCATGGGTCACGCTCGCCATGCTGATGGTGGCAACGATGACCCTGTCGGACTTCCTGAACAACGTTGCGACCTGCCTGATCGCGGCTCCGATTTCCATCCAGATCGCCGAGTCCCTCGAGGTCAATGCCGATCCGTTCCTGATGGGCGTCGCCGTTGCATCGTCCTGCGCATTCCTGACGCCGATCGGGCACAAGAACAACACCATCATCATGGGGCCGGGCGGTTACCGTTTCGGCGACTACTGGCGCCTCGGGCTGCCGTTGGAACTGATCGTGCTGTCGGTCGGCATCCCCGCCATCCTGGTCGTCTGGCCGCTCTGA
- a CDS encoding fumarylacetoacetate hydrolase family protein, which translates to MQTVIPAPSPAILPVYRNPAGFPVRRVYCVGRNYAAHAVEMGHDPDRDPPFFFQKNPDNLDPSGEFPYPPLTRDVHHEVELAVMLKSGGADIASEAALGHVYGFAAALDMTRRDLQAEAKKAGRPWEAGKAFEHSAPIGPIVPAGDCGFLNAGRIALSVNGDLRQEGDLNQMIWKVPEIIAKLSELFHLAAGDVILTGTPAGVGPVERGDVLEASISGLPGLTVTVV; encoded by the coding sequence ATGCAGACAGTCATCCCGGCCCCGTCTCCCGCCATCCTGCCGGTTTACCGGAACCCGGCTGGCTTTCCGGTCCGCCGGGTCTATTGTGTCGGCCGCAACTACGCCGCCCATGCGGTGGAGATGGGCCACGATCCGGACAGGGACCCGCCCTTCTTCTTCCAGAAGAACCCGGACAATCTCGATCCCTCCGGCGAGTTTCCCTACCCGCCGCTCACCAGGGACGTGCATCACGAGGTGGAACTCGCTGTCATGCTCAAATCCGGCGGCGCCGATATCGCGTCGGAGGCCGCCCTGGGCCACGTCTACGGCTTTGCCGCCGCCCTCGACATGACACGCCGCGACCTTCAGGCGGAAGCAAAGAAGGCCGGACGCCCCTGGGAAGCGGGCAAGGCCTTCGAGCACTCAGCACCGATCGGCCCGATCGTGCCTGCCGGCGATTGCGGTTTTCTGAACGCGGGACGCATTGCCCTTTCCGTAAACGGCGATCTGCGCCAGGAGGGCGACCTTAATCAGATGATCTGGAAGGTTCCGGAGATCATCGCCAAGCTGTCGGAACTGTTCCACCTTGCCGCCGGCGACGTCATCCTGACCGGCACTCCGGCCGGTGTCGGCCCCGTTGAGCGGGGGGATGTTCTGGAAGCCTCGATCTCGGGTCTGCCCGGCCTGACCGTGACTGTGGTCTGA